Genomic window (Leptospira bouyouniensis):
GCCGATTTTTGATCTGATTTTATAAAATTTACTAGAAATAGGATTTTGTTGGAACAAGGTGCTGAAAAAATAAAATGATAAAAGAATGTAAAGAATCGCAAGTAATACTTTTATCGAATAGTTTTGGTTTGGTTCAAAAAGAGAATAAAAAGTAAATACGGTAACTCCCAAAGTGAAACTTAAAAATCGAAAGTCTTTCAATGACCCACCATAAATTCCAATCGAAAACGCAGATAATATCCCTCCAAGTAGGACTAACTCAAAAGAAAATATATAATCGATGAGAAATTCTGAAGTATTCCCAAGTAATAACCAAACCACCTGTACAACTGCAAGTGTCAAAAGCGCCAAACTAAAGCTAATTGGGAAATTGTGTTTGTATTTTCTATATATAAAACCTGCTGCAAAAAAAAGAGCAATTAACGCTTGTAATATGGGATAAGCGGTATCGGTTCGATCGATAAGTGATAATTCTGATCCAGCGACGTAAAAAAATAACGAGAGCACATAGCCGATCGAAAGGCTTAAGCTAAATTCAAGTGAAGGGAAGAGGCCAGTTTCCCAGAATCGTTTCCATTGAGAGTCCATAGAATAGCTACCAAGGTTGCGATATAGGCATTGTTCGCAAACTAAAGAAAATCTATTTTTATTTGGCGCTGCACAAAATGTTTGACCAAATGCCCCCTTATGCCGATTTTGACTATAACTATGCTAACGTTCTTATCTATATCCTTTTTGGTTCTTTACGGTTTTGACATTGTGATGTTGTTTTATTTCGGCTTACACACATACCTCATGGTATTTTTGTATAGCCGATACAAAGAAAACTGTGCGGAGGATGAATCCAAAATCCTTTCTTTAAAGGATAAAAACCTTCCCATTGTCACAGTCCAACTTCCTATTTTTAACGAATTTTATGTTGTAGATCGTTTGATTGAATCTGCATGTAATTTACAATACCCTGCAAAAAAACTACAAATCCAAGTCCTCGATGATTCCACTGATGAAACGATTGAAAAGGTAGCAGGGCTTGTCTCCCAATACAAAAAAAAGGGAATATGGATTGAACACGTTCATCGAACCAATCGCAAAGGCCACAAAGCAGGTGCTTTGGATGAAGGGATGGCAAAAGCAAAAGGAGATTACATCGCAATTTTTGATGCAGATTTCACTCCTGACTCTGATTTTTTACTTCGAACAATGGGATATTTTGATGATGAGTCGATAGGTATGGTCCAAACTCGCTGGGGTCATATCAACGAAACTTATAATGTCCTAACCAAAGCTCAAAGTTTCGGTATCGATGGCCACTTTATGATTGAACAAGTTGCTCGCAACGGATCAAGCCTTTGGATGAACTTCAATGGAACTGCTGGAATCTGGAGACGGTCTTGCATCGAGGATGCAGGGGGTTGGGAACATGACACCCTCACAGAAGATTTTGATCTTTCCTACCGTGCTGAACTCAAAGGTTGGAAATTCCGTTACATCAAAGATGTAGTTTGTAAGGCGGAAATCCCAGCCACCATGAATGCATACAAAGCCCAACAATTCCGCTGGTGCAAAGGTTCCATCCAAACTGCCGTAAAACTCATCCCGCGGATTTGGAAATCGAACGAATCCTGGAAGATCAAAGGTGAGGCCATCACTCACTTGATCAATTATTCCGTTCACCCTTTAATGATCATCAACATCCTTCTCACAGCTCCACTCCTACTCATGGAATATTGGGCTGGATTTAAGATGGAAGACCTCCCTATGGAAATTTTATTTGGATCGGCTGCTTTCCTATCCATCGGATCCATGGGACCTGTTATTTTTTACGCATATTCACAAAGAGAAATCCATAAAAATTGGAAATCAAAACTTATCTATTTACCTGTTCTCGTAATGATCGGAACAGGGATTGCGGTGATGAATACCTATGCTTGGATGGAAGCGGTTTTTGGTATCCAATCTGGTTTCAAACGCACTCCTAAACTTCGCATCGAAAAAGAAGGGGATAGCTTACAGGACAAAATCAAATATGTCGTTCCTGTAGATTACCGTGCTTTCCTTGAATTTTTTATGGGAGCCTATTGTTTGTTTTGTATCTATTTATCCTTCATGGTTGGAAAACCATACATGATCGGATTTATGGTTCTATATTCTATTGGTTTTTTCTATGTCTCCTATCTTTCTGTTGCAGAGTCGTTTTGGAAATTCAAACCGGCGACCAAAGCAGAAAAGGAATTACGTGCCGTCGCTTAAGGAAAGGCGATGGTACTTACTTGACGAAACCTTTCCTTCCAAAAAGCTGTAAATTCAACCTAGGTCCAGGGGTCATCCATGAGTGAAAAAGTCTACTGCGCGAACTGTTTGCATTGTGTTGTGGTTCGCCAATACGAATCGGAACAAGATAAATACATTCTTCGAGTGAAGTGTAACAAGAAGAAATGGTCAAAACGTTCCGGTGAAGAAAAACTTTATAAATACTTTACCGT
Coding sequences:
- a CDS encoding cellulose synthase family protein, with the protein product MLTFLSISFLVLYGFDIVMLFYFGLHTYLMVFLYSRYKENCAEDESKILSLKDKNLPIVTVQLPIFNEFYVVDRLIESACNLQYPAKKLQIQVLDDSTDETIEKVAGLVSQYKKKGIWIEHVHRTNRKGHKAGALDEGMAKAKGDYIAIFDADFTPDSDFLLRTMGYFDDESIGMVQTRWGHINETYNVLTKAQSFGIDGHFMIEQVARNGSSLWMNFNGTAGIWRRSCIEDAGGWEHDTLTEDFDLSYRAELKGWKFRYIKDVVCKAEIPATMNAYKAQQFRWCKGSIQTAVKLIPRIWKSNESWKIKGEAITHLINYSVHPLMIINILLTAPLLLMEYWAGFKMEDLPMEILFGSAAFLSIGSMGPVIFYAYSQREIHKNWKSKLIYLPVLVMIGTGIAVMNTYAWMEAVFGIQSGFKRTPKLRIEKEGDSLQDKIKYVVPVDYRAFLEFFMGAYCLFCIYLSFMVGKPYMIGFMVLYSIGFFYVSYLSVAESFWKFKPATKAEKELRAVA